Proteins encoded in a region of the Prunus persica cultivar Lovell chromosome G4, Prunus_persica_NCBIv2, whole genome shotgun sequence genome:
- the LOC18780816 gene encoding protein FAR-RED IMPAIRED RESPONSE 1, whose product MVDQCGGYLNVGFQIKDLYNKLDASRREILLYGDTEVALSYLKAKGAMDPEFFCKFSVDEENRLGNLFWRDSTSLLDYIAYGDVLIFDSTYKTNVYDKPLVLFVGSNNYRSTIMFGCTLLQDETFETYKWLLETFMASMKDKKPISILTDGDEAMRKAIDDACIWEPFALDEFQKKWEVSRERASTPKQKEWLEMMYAKSDSWAESCLRGKFFGGMCTTQRVESMNKYVKDYLRKGVKLFECIPAIDRAMLRLRNTTAKDGFNAKYSTPVLKTALNSSNKLL is encoded by the exons ATGGTCGACCAATGTGGCGGGTATTTAAATGTTGGTTTTCAAATAAAGGATCTGTACAATAAGTTGGATGCATCACGCAGGGAAATTTTGCTCTACGGTGACACAGAAGTCGCACTCTCTTACTTGAAAGCGAAAGGAGCAATGGATCCAGAATTCTTTTGTAAGTTCAGTGTTGACGAGGAAAATAGGCTTGGTAATTTGTTTTGGAGGGACTCTACTTCACTTTTGGATTACATTGCCTATGGCGACGTCCTCATATTTGACAGCACGTACAAAACAAATGTTTATGACAAGCCCCTAGTGTTGTTTGTTGGTTCGAACAACTACCGTTCTACTATAATGTTTGGTTGCACATTATTGCAGGACGAGACATTTGAAACTTACAAGTGGTTATTGGAAACATTCATGGCATCCATGAAAGATAAGAAgccaatatcaatattgacggATGGCGATGAGGCAATGCGTAAAGCCATTGATGAT GCATGTATTTGGGAACCATTTGCATTGGACGAGTTTCAGAAGAAATGGGAGGTTTCGAGGGAAAGAGCGAGTACTccgaaacaaaaagaatggtTGGAAATGATGTATGCAAAAAGTGACTCATGGGCTGAATCATGTTTGAGAGGAAAGTTTTTCGGTGGTATGTGCACCACTCAACGTGTGGAGTCTATGAACAAGTATGTGAAAGATTACTTGAGGAAAGGTGTGAAGTTGTTTGAATGTATTCCAGCAATTGATAGGGCTATGTTACGTCTTAGGAATACCACGGCGAAGGATGGTTTCAACGCAAAGTACTCAACACCAGTCCTTAAAACCGCATTAAACTCGAGCAACAAGCTTCTTTGA